A genomic segment from Desulfovibrio sp. encodes:
- a CDS encoding ribonuclease J codes for MNEPYLNITPLGGLGEIGLNCQLWETAGGVVMVDCGLMFPDDAHLGVDVVIPHFGAVSAIKDKLLGIVLTHGHEDHIGALPWIVPEIKGTRIYGSRFTLALVEHKLREREILDWVELCPVDINTVLPLGDLTFRFFPVCHSIPEGFGLGVETPVGRVVHSGDFKIDPHPLDATGTDLNLFRNFAGPEGARLLLSDSTNVVRDGRSLTEREVKDSLDKIFAKAEGRIVITLFSSHIQRIQEVFDLAREHGRTVVISGKSLANNIEMARDLGIAKLPPSFFNAHNGVPELPDNQLVLVVTGAQGEPLSALSRMVLGGHRQLEIRKGDTVVMSSRMIPGNAKAISKLINEMYRIGAEVLYESVHAIHASGHAQREELRDMLEAVRPNLFVPVHGEYQHLVKHGRLAVECGVKQDNVILLEDGQPLTLLEDSFRLEPRVPVECTLVDGKGVGDVGYAVLKERRILGDEGMVIVVLVVDSETGSVLHGPEMISKGFVFEQHYSHLLEDAKCLVLDEIEAARPGQLGRMQEGIRSSLRRFFRRVLERDPVVVPIISEV; via the coding sequence ATGAATGAACCTTACCTGAACATAACCCCTCTCGGCGGGTTAGGAGAAATCGGCCTCAACTGCCAGCTGTGGGAAACCGCAGGCGGCGTGGTCATGGTCGATTGTGGCCTCATGTTTCCTGACGATGCCCACCTGGGCGTGGACGTTGTTATCCCCCATTTTGGTGCTGTCAGCGCCATCAAGGACAAGCTGCTCGGTATCGTGCTGACCCACGGGCACGAAGACCACATTGGCGCGCTGCCCTGGATTGTGCCTGAAATCAAGGGAACGCGCATTTATGGTTCGCGTTTTACCCTTGCCCTTGTGGAGCACAAGCTGCGTGAGCGCGAGATCCTCGACTGGGTCGAACTTTGCCCCGTTGATATCAATACCGTGCTGCCGCTGGGCGATCTGACCTTCCGCTTTTTCCCCGTCTGCCATTCCATTCCCGAAGGTTTCGGCCTGGGCGTAGAAACGCCTGTGGGCCGCGTGGTGCACAGCGGTGATTTCAAGATCGACCCGCATCCCCTTGATGCCACCGGCACAGACCTGAACCTGTTTCGCAATTTTGCCGGGCCGGAAGGCGCGCGTCTGCTGCTCTCAGACTCCACCAATGTGGTGCGCGATGGCCGCTCGCTGACAGAGCGTGAAGTTAAGGATTCGTTGGACAAGATATTTGCCAAGGCGGAAGGGCGCATTGTCATTACGCTTTTTTCCAGCCACATCCAGCGCATTCAGGAAGTTTTTGACCTCGCGCGCGAGCACGGGCGCACGGTGGTTATCAGTGGCAAATCACTGGCCAACAACATCGAAATGGCGCGCGATCTGGGAATTGCCAAGTTGCCGCCGTCATTTTTCAATGCCCACAACGGCGTGCCCGAATTACCGGACAACCAGCTGGTGCTGGTGGTGACCGGAGCGCAGGGCGAACCTCTGTCCGCTCTTTCGCGCATGGTACTCGGCGGCCATAGGCAGCTGGAGATCCGCAAGGGCGACACCGTGGTCATGAGTTCGCGCATGATTCCTGGCAATGCCAAGGCCATTTCCAAGCTTATCAACGAGATGTATCGCATCGGCGCAGAGGTGCTGTACGAAAGCGTGCACGCCATCCATGCCTCAGGCCATGCCCAGCGCGAAGAACTGCGCGACATGCTTGAAGCTGTGCGCCCCAACCTGTTTGTACCTGTGCACGGCGAATACCAGCACCTTGTAAAGCACGGTCGGCTTGCTGTGGAATGTGGCGTAAAGCAGGACAACGTGATTCTGCTTGAGGACGGTCAGCCCCTGACCCTGCTTGAGGATTCCTTCAGGCTTGAGCCCCGCGTGCCGGTAGAGTGTACGCTGGTGGACGGCAAGGGTGTGGGTGACGTGGGCTATGCGGTGCTCAAGGAACGGCGTATCCTCGGCGATGAAGGCATGGTCATTGTGGTGCTGGTGGTAGATTCCGAAACCGGCAGCGTGCTGCACGGGCCGGAAATGATCTCTAAGGGCTTTGTGTTTGAACAGCACTACAGCCACCTGCTGGAAGACGCCAAGTGCCTCGTGCTGGACGAAATTGAGGCAGCGCGGCCCGGTCAGCTCGGACGCATGCAGGAAGGCATACGCTCGTCTTTACGGCGCTTTTTCCGCCGTGTGCTCGAGCGCGACCCGGTGGTCGTGCCGATCATCAGCGAGGTCTAG
- the livM gene encoding high-affinity branched-chain amino acid ABC transporter permease LivM, which yields MQRIIKAAIAALWFMLLTLPVLGIKLNVAAKSVIWRFDRLLALGAGIFVLALIWDWCFSRKASGNKIINLPEWFNLGEMVEAFRNRAGLRLGGLVVLAVVLVAMPLVSSFYQTNIMISALLYVMLALGLNIVVGLAGQLVLGYVAFYAIGAYTYGLLNQYFGLGFWTCLPIGGFLTVLFGLGLGFPVLRLRGDYLAIVTLGFGEIVRLTLQNWNSVTGGPRGVSDIPRPGFFGMSMDITASTTYIYYLVLAAVVVTIVVITRLKNSRVGLALQALREDEIACEAMGVDITRVKLSAFALGSCWAGFAGVIFAAKTTYINPSSFTFMESAMILSMVVLGGMGSIAGVVIAALILILAPEYLRAFSDYRMLLFGAIMVIMMLFRPQGLISGERRRYRISNLHGAEGGR from the coding sequence ATGCAGCGCATTATCAAAGCCGCCATCGCCGCCCTGTGGTTCATGCTGCTCACCCTTCCGGTGCTGGGCATCAAGCTGAACGTCGCGGCAAAGAGCGTAATCTGGCGTTTTGACCGCCTGCTCGCCCTTGGCGCGGGCATATTTGTTCTCGCCCTTATCTGGGACTGGTGCTTTAGCCGCAAGGCCTCGGGAAACAAGATCATCAACCTGCCAGAATGGTTCAATCTGGGCGAAATGGTTGAAGCCTTCCGCAACCGCGCCGGCCTCAGGCTGGGCGGCCTTGTGGTGCTGGCCGTAGTGCTGGTGGCCATGCCGCTGGTCAGTTCCTTCTACCAGACCAACATCATGATCTCGGCCCTGCTGTATGTGATGCTGGCGCTGGGCCTGAACATCGTTGTGGGTCTTGCGGGCCAGCTGGTGCTTGGTTATGTGGCCTTTTACGCCATTGGTGCCTACACGTACGGTCTGCTGAACCAGTATTTCGGCCTTGGCTTCTGGACCTGCCTGCCCATTGGCGGTTTTCTTACCGTGCTGTTTGGGCTTGGCCTGGGCTTTCCCGTGCTGCGCCTGCGCGGCGACTATCTTGCCATTGTGACCCTTGGATTTGGCGAAATTGTGCGCCTCACGCTGCAGAACTGGAACAGTGTTACCGGTGGCCCCCGCGGCGTGAGTGATATCCCCCGCCCCGGCTTTTTCGGCATGAGCATGGATATTACCGCCTCCACCACCTACATTTACTATCTGGTGCTGGCGGCTGTGGTTGTGACCATTGTTGTCATCACGCGGCTCAAGAATTCGCGTGTGGGTCTTGCCTTGCAAGCCCTGCGTGAAGACGAGATTGCCTGCGAGGCCATGGGCGTGGACATCACGCGTGTAAAGCTTTCGGCCTTTGCCCTTGGTTCGTGCTGGGCTGGCTTTGCCGGTGTAATTTTTGCCGCCAAAACCACCTACATCAACCCCTCGAGCTTTACCTTCATGGAATCGGCCATGATCCTTTCCATGGTGGTGCTGGGTGGCATGGGCTCCATTGCTGGCGTGGTGATTGCCGCGCTGATTCTCATTCTTGCCCCGGAATACCTGCGGGCATTCTCTGACTATCGTATGCTGCTTTTCGGAGCCATCATGGTGATTATGATGCTCTTCCGGCCACAGGGCCTCATCAGCGGTGAGCGCAGGCGCTACCGCATCAGCAACCTGCACGGTGCTGAAGGGGGCCGCTAA
- a CDS encoding branched-chain amino acid ABC transporter substrate-binding protein has protein sequence MKKGMTWLAAMAFCVAMAAPAMAADPIKIGVAGAHSGDLASYGVPSLNAAKVVIAEVNANGGVLGRQIELVAQDDQCKPELATNAATKLISEKVSVVMGHICSGATKATLPLYTEAKIVSMSPSATTPSLTESGTNPYFFRTIANDKAQAKLTSDFILNGIKAKKVAYLHDNGDYGKGFVDNNREALEKAGVETVLYEAVTPDAVDFSAVVRKLRRAKPDILVFGGYQPTASKLLQQMRRDHVTTAMIGPDGLKDEAFIKMAGKDAEGVYASYPKDTSNLPAYKHALEGHVKMFGSDPGSFYYNGYAATQALVNAIAKAGSTDAAKVVEALRTTPVETPLGKLTFSKTGDAAGMGLSIYQIKDGKFVELKHSITLD, from the coding sequence ATGAAAAAAGGTATGACATGGCTTGCTGCAATGGCATTTTGCGTGGCGATGGCCGCGCCCGCAATGGCTGCGGATCCCATTAAAATCGGCGTTGCCGGCGCGCACTCTGGCGACCTGGCATCCTACGGCGTTCCCAGCTTGAACGCCGCCAAGGTTGTTATCGCCGAAGTCAACGCCAACGGTGGCGTGCTTGGACGTCAGATTGAACTGGTTGCCCAGGATGACCAGTGCAAGCCCGAACTGGCCACCAACGCGGCCACCAAGCTGATTTCCGAAAAGGTTAGCGTGGTCATGGGCCACATCTGCTCCGGCGCTACCAAGGCTACCCTGCCGCTCTACACCGAAGCCAAAATCGTGTCCATGTCGCCTTCGGCCACCACCCCCAGCCTTACCGAGAGTGGCACCAACCCCTATTTCTTCCGCACCATCGCCAACGACAAGGCCCAGGCCAAGTTGACCAGCGACTTCATCCTCAATGGCATCAAGGCCAAAAAAGTTGCCTATCTGCATGACAACGGCGACTACGGCAAGGGCTTTGTGGACAACAACCGCGAAGCGCTTGAAAAGGCCGGCGTTGAAACCGTTCTGTACGAAGCCGTTACGCCCGACGCCGTGGACTTCTCGGCTGTTGTGCGCAAACTGCGCCGCGCCAAGCCCGACATCCTCGTGTTCGGCGGCTACCAGCCCACCGCCTCCAAGCTGCTGCAGCAGATGCGCCGCGACCACGTGACCACCGCCATGATCGGCCCCGATGGTCTCAAGGACGAAGCCTTCATCAAGATGGCTGGCAAGGACGCTGAGGGCGTGTACGCCTCTTACCCCAAGGACACCAGTAACCTGCCCGCCTACAAGCATGCCCTTGAAGGCCATGTGAAGATGTTCGGCAGCGATCCCGGTTCCTTCTACTACAACGGCTACGCTGCCACCCAGGCTCTGGTAAACGCCATTGCCAAGGCTGGCTCCACCGACGCCGCCAAGGTTGTGGAAGCCCTGCGCACCACCCCTGTGGAAACCCCGCTGGGCAAGCTGACCTTCAGCAAGACCGGCGATGCCGCAGGCATGGGCCTCTCGATCTACCAGATCAAAGACGGCAAGTTCGTAGAACTTAAGCACAGCATCACCCTGGACTAA
- a CDS encoding ABC transporter ATP-binding protein encodes MLELRNVDTYYGNIQALRDISLKIEEGEIVTLIGANGAGKSTTLMTICGINRPRNGEILWYGKPIHQLPSHEIVTLGISQVPEGRLIFPDLSVSENLDLGAFLRRDPAGVKDDLDYVFSLFPILSERRKQAGGTLSGGEQQMLAISRALMGRPKLLLLDEPSLGLAPIIIQQIFSIIQKVNENGTTVFLVEQNANQALRIANHGYVMENGRIVMRDTAANLLSSEEVRTAYLGM; translated from the coding sequence ATGCTTGAGCTGCGTAATGTAGACACCTATTACGGCAATATTCAGGCTCTGCGCGATATTTCGCTCAAGATTGAAGAAGGCGAAATCGTCACCCTGATCGGGGCCAACGGCGCAGGCAAGTCCACCACGCTCATGACCATCTGCGGCATCAATCGCCCCAGAAACGGCGAGATTCTGTGGTACGGCAAGCCCATCCACCAGCTGCCCTCACACGAAATAGTGACCCTGGGCATTTCGCAGGTGCCTGAAGGCCGCCTGATTTTCCCCGACCTGAGCGTGAGTGAAAACCTCGACCTCGGCGCGTTTTTGAGGCGCGACCCCGCAGGGGTAAAGGACGATCTGGACTACGTGTTCAGCCTCTTCCCCATTCTCTCCGAACGCCGCAAGCAGGCTGGCGGTACACTTTCTGGCGGTGAACAGCAGATGCTCGCCATCAGCCGCGCACTCATGGGCCGGCCCAAGCTGCTGCTGCTGGACGAGCCATCTCTTGGTCTTGCGCCCATCATCATCCAGCAGATATTTTCCATCATCCAGAAAGTCAACGAAAACGGTACTACGGTATTCCTGGTAGAGCAAAACGCCAACCAGGCTCTGCGTATCGCCAACCACGGCTACGTTATGGAAAATGGCCGCATAGTCATGCGCGACACTGCCGCAAACCTGCTCTCCAGCGAAGAAGTACGCACGGCCTATCTGGGCATGTAG
- a CDS encoding branched-chain amino acid ABC transporter permease LivH (LivHMGF is the membrane component of the LIV-I/LS branched-chain amino acid transporter), which yields MDIQFFIELFFGGLTRGSIYALIALGYTLVYGIIGLINFAHGEVYMLGSFTALLIAGALGVYGFPAGGILIVAALAAIVWCSAYGYTLEKVAYKPLRGAPRLSPLISAIGMSIFLQNYVLLAQTSDFVPFPNLLPEMNFLEHIDYVMGASDFLILLVSTIAMVSLSLFIRYTRMGKAMRATAQNRKMALLLGINADRIISLTFIIGSALAALGGVLIASHMGQVNFGIGFLAGLKAFTAAVLGGIGSIPGAMVGGLVLGLAESFTTGYFSGNYEDMLAFGILILILIFRPDGILGKATVQKV from the coding sequence ATGGACATTCAATTTTTTATAGAGCTCTTTTTCGGCGGTCTGACCAGAGGCAGCATTTACGCGCTGATTGCCCTTGGCTACACGCTGGTTTATGGCATCATCGGGCTCATCAATTTTGCCCATGGCGAAGTGTATATGCTGGGCTCGTTCACAGCCCTGCTGATAGCTGGCGCGCTTGGCGTCTATGGCTTTCCGGCTGGCGGCATCCTTATTGTTGCAGCGCTGGCGGCCATTGTCTGGTGTTCGGCCTATGGCTACACGCTGGAAAAAGTCGCCTACAAGCCGTTACGCGGTGCGCCCCGCCTGTCGCCGCTCATTTCTGCCATCGGTATGTCCATCTTTTTGCAAAACTATGTGCTGCTCGCGCAGACATCTGACTTCGTGCCTTTCCCCAACCTGCTGCCCGAAATGAATTTTCTTGAGCACATCGACTATGTCATGGGTGCCAGCGATTTTCTGATTCTGCTGGTCAGCACCATTGCCATGGTTTCGCTCTCGCTCTTTATTCGCTACACCCGTATGGGCAAGGCCATGCGCGCCACCGCACAGAACCGCAAGATGGCCCTGTTGCTGGGCATCAATGCCGACCGCATCATTTCGCTCACGTTCATCATCGGTTCCGCCTTGGCGGCCCTTGGCGGCGTACTCATCGCCTCGCACATGGGGCAGGTCAACTTCGGTATCGGCTTTCTGGCTGGGCTCAAGGCCTTTACTGCCGCAGTACTCGGCGGCATTGGCTCCATCCCCGGTGCCATGGTGGGCGGCCTCGTGCTCGGCCTGGCCGAAAGTTTCACCACTGGCTACTTCTCTGGCAACTATGAAGACATGCTGGCCTTCGGCATTCTTATTCTCATTCTCATTTTCAGGCCCGACGGCATTTTGGGCAAAGCCACAGTGCAAAAGGTGTAG
- a CDS encoding ABC transporter ATP-binding protein — MKPVLEVKDLSQDFGGLRALNELSLTVNSGEIVALIGPNGAGKTTFFNCVTGIYTPTEGQMYLHSADGDKQLLNGKKPHLITAMGMARTFQNIRLFSEMTVLENVMIGRHCRTNAGIFGAIVRDGRTRREEQDCIDRSYELLELVKLQDFWNETANNLPYGAQRRLEIARAMATEPRMLLLDEPAAGMNPQETNELKELVCSIRDNQKLSILLIEHDMGMVMSLSDRIYVMEYGSCIATGTPAEIRTNPRVIKAYLGESDA, encoded by the coding sequence ATGAAACCGGTGCTGGAAGTTAAAGATCTTTCGCAGGATTTTGGCGGCCTGCGGGCGCTAAACGAACTTTCGCTTACTGTTAACAGTGGCGAGATCGTGGCCCTCATCGGCCCCAACGGCGCAGGCAAGACCACGTTCTTCAACTGCGTGACGGGCATCTACACCCCCACCGAAGGGCAGATGTACCTGCACAGCGCTGACGGCGACAAGCAGTTGCTCAACGGCAAGAAGCCCCATCTCATCACAGCCATGGGTATGGCCCGCACGTTCCAGAACATTCGCCTGTTCAGCGAAATGACCGTGCTTGAAAACGTGATGATTGGCCGCCATTGCCGCACAAATGCGGGCATCTTTGGCGCCATTGTTCGTGACGGGCGTACCCGCCGCGAAGAACAGGACTGCATTGACCGCAGCTATGAACTTCTTGAGCTGGTGAAGCTTCAGGATTTCTGGAATGAAACGGCCAACAACCTGCCCTACGGTGCGCAACGACGCCTTGAAATCGCTCGCGCCATGGCCACGGAACCGCGCATGCTGCTGCTGGACGAACCGGCAGCGGGCATGAACCCCCAGGAAACCAACGAGCTCAAAGAGCTTGTGTGCTCCATACGCGACAACCAGAAGCTTTCCATCCTGCTCATCGAGCACGACATGGGCATGGTCATGTCGCTTTCTGACCGCATCTACGTGATGGAATACGGTTCCTGCATCGCCACCGGCACACCTGCCGAAATCCGCACCAACCCCCGCGTTATCAAGGCATATCTGGGAGAAAGCGATGCTTGA